The following proteins are encoded in a genomic region of Corylus avellana chromosome ca4, CavTom2PMs-1.0:
- the LOC132177344 gene encoding uncharacterized protein LOC132177344 isoform X1 produces MDENSNDNESLMARIQQLEHERDELRKDIEQLCMQQAGPSYLAVATRMHFQRTAGLEQEIENLKKKLAACTRNNTNLQEELSAAYQIKSQLAELHSIEVSKNMEAEKQVKFFHGCVAAAFAERDHSIMEAEKAKEKEEIMSLKLSDIQKRLDELSSDCLEQKKLNDTLQIDLAKQEDQNKTFKKVIDKFYKIRQDSLREFEDISWDDKCACLVHDPQEMWSFNDTSTSKYISALEEELGAMRKSVDNLQNKLRMGLEIEKHLKDKVRESEKKKIRTHKMIKSGIAGLHQYHSQHRVHVMNLLDEGKSHMNSIVDAIDEKIRQFEVSRVQSLRPPQGDDKLEENECRDVHMATDAGSNLLSKSNGPALPDVAADGKGDTSEALAQALQEKVAALLLLSQQEERHLLERNVNAALQRKMEELQRNLLQVTNEKVKTLMEFAQLKQEYRLLQENIGKEIKQGKALVDIGGKKLVTERDGKLKNLLKRTYLGRWIGPLDVIGHEAEVHQNNEGKFFSRRSSNSMDFARMKVEHATLKESMEIMEHLTSSIHRLRLSLLKAKESDSEGTVTSISEALDDIINEAKLVKIALGSSLPVSWSAEADVGSIDESISNDPIDIYGDPSSEKIDSVSAAGFEMVELLILAAQILKNNTTRSSSLET; encoded by the exons ATGGATGAGAATTCAAACGACAATGAATCATTGATGGCTCGCATCCAACAGTTGGAACATG AGCGTGATGAATTGCGCAAAGATATTGAACAATTGTGTATGCAACAAGCTGGACCTAGCTACCTTGCTGTGGCTACGCGAATGCATTTTCaaag GACAGCTGGCTTGGAGCAGGAGATTGAGAACTTGAAAAAGAAACTAGCTGCTTGCACAAGAAATAATACAAATCTTCAAGAGGAGCTTTCAGCGGCCTACCAAATCAAA AGCCAACTTGCAGAGCTGCACAGTATAGAGGTCTCaaag aATATGGAAGCTGAGAAGCAGGTTAAGTTTTTCCATGGCTGTGTAGCAGCTGCTTTTGCTGAAAGGGACCATTCAATAATGGAG GCTGAGAAGGCTAAGGAGAAGGAGGAGATTATGTCGCTGAAATTGAGTGATATCCAGAAAAG GTTAGATGAGCTTTCCTCAGATTGTCTTGAACAGAAGAAACTCAATGATACATTGCAGATTGATCTAGCAAAGCAAGAAGATCAGAATAAGACTTTCAAGAAG GTTATTGATAAATTTTACAAGATTAGGCAAGATTCTCTCAGAGAATTTGAGGATATAAGTTGGGATGATAAATGTGCGTGTCTTGTGCATGATCCTCAAGAAATGTGGAGTTTTAACGATACTTCAACCTCCAAATACATT AGTGCATTGGAAGAAGAGCTTGGGGCAATGCGGAAATCTGTGGATAATCTTCAAAATAAGCTACGGATG GGGTTGGAAATTGAAAAGCATCTAAAGGACAAAGTTCGTGAATCGGAAAAGAAGAAA ATACGTACACACAAAATGATCAAGAGTGGGATAGCAGGGTTGCATCAATACCATTCTCAGCATAGAGTTCATGTCATGAATTTACTTGATGAGGGAAAATCTCATATGAATTCAATTGTTGATGCGATAGACGAAAAGATTAGGCAATTTGAAGTGAGCAGAGTACAAAGTTTGCGGCCTCCTCAAGGAGATGATAAACTGGAAGAAAATGAATGTCGAGATGTACATATGGCTACTGATGCTGGCTCCAACTTGTTATCTAAG AGCAATGGTCCTGCCTTACCAGATGTTGCGGCTGACGGAAAAGGCGACACCTCCGAAGCCCTTGCACAGGCATTGCAAGAGAAG GTTGCAGCATTGTTGCTTTTATCGCAGCAGGAAGAAAGACATTTATTGGAGAGAAATGTGAATGCAGCTCTTCAAAGGAAAATGGAGGAGCTCCAGAGAAACTTATTACAG GTCACCAATGAGAAGGTAAAAACTCTCATGGAGTTCGCGCAACTAAAGCAGGAATATCGACTACTTCAGGA GAACATCGGTAAGGAGATTAAACAAGGAAAAGCTTTGGTTGATATTGGAGGGAAAAAACTTGTTACTGAAAGAGATGGAAAGTTAAAAAACTTGCTAAAGAGAACATATCTGGGACGTTGGATTGGTCCACTAGATGTAATCGGACATGAAGCTGAAGTTCACCAAAATAATGAAGGGAAATTCTTCAGCCGAAGGTCCTCCAATAGCATGGACTTTGCCAg aaTGAAGGTTGAACATGCAACTCTTAAGGAAAGCATGGAAATTATGGAGCATCTGACATCTTCAATTCATAGGCTTCGTCTCTCTCTTTTGAAG GCCAAAGAATCGGATTCTGAAGGTACAGTTACTAGCATTTCAGAAGCTCTTGATGATATTATTAATGAGGCAAAACTTGTCAAGATTGCCCTTGGCAGCTCCCTGCCCGTTAGTTGGTCAGCGGAGGCAGATGTTGGTTCCATTGATGAAAGCATCAGCAACGATCCCATAGATATTTATGGGGACCCCAGCAGTGAGAAGATTGATTCTGTTTCTGCTGCAGGATTTGAGATGGTGGAGCTCCTCATACTTGCAGCTCAGATACTGAAGAACAATACAACGAGAAGTAGTTCCTTAGAAACCTAG
- the LOC132177345 gene encoding LIM domain-containing protein WLIM1-like, whose protein sequence is MAATFAGTTQKCTACDKTVYLVDKLAADNRVYHKACFRCHHCRGTLKLSNYCSFEGVLYCRPHYDQLFKRTGSLDKSFEGTPKILKPEKPVEENAKAVSNLFGGTREKCVGCNKTVYPIEKVTVNGTPYHRSCFKCTHGGCTISPSNYIAHEGKLYCKHHHIQLFKEKGNYSQLESDREKNIISEKVTAVEIAAES, encoded by the exons ATGGCCGCCACCTTCGCCGGAACCACACAGAAGTGCACCGCCTGTGACAAGACTGTCTACCTGGTTGACAAGTTGGCTGCCGATAACCGGGTCTACCATAAGGCCTGCTTCCGATGCCACCACTGCAGGGGCACCCTCAAG CTCAGCAACTACTGTTCTTTCGAGGGGGTCCTTTACTGCAGGCCTCATTATGATCAACTCTTCAAGCGAACTGGCAGCCTGGACAAGAGCTTTGAAG GAACACCCAAAATCTTGAAACCTGAAAAACCTGTTGAGGAG AACGCGAAGGCAGTCTCGAATTTGTTCGGGGGCACCAGAGAGAAATGTGTGGGGTGCAATAAGACAGTTTATCCAATTGAGAAG GTGACGGTTAATGGGACTCCATACCATAGGAGCTGCTTCAAATGCACCCATGGAGGTTGCACCATAAGCCCATCCAACTACATTGCCCATGAAGGAAAGCTCTACTGCAAGCACCACCACATCCAACTCTTCAAGGAGAAAGGGAACTACAGCCAACTTGAGAGCGACCGAGAAAAGAATATAATATCTGAGAAAGTCACTGCTGTGGAAATTGCTGCTGAATCATAA
- the LOC132177344 gene encoding uncharacterized protein LOC132177344 isoform X2, with the protein MSVMNCAKILNNCVCNKLDLATLLWLRECIFKAGLEQEIENLKKKLAACTRNNTNLQEELSAAYQIKSQLAELHSIEVSKNMEAEKQVKFFHGCVAAAFAERDHSIMEAEKAKEKEEIMSLKLSDIQKRLDELSSDCLEQKKLNDTLQIDLAKQEDQNKTFKKVIDKFYKIRQDSLREFEDISWDDKCACLVHDPQEMWSFNDTSTSKYISALEEELGAMRKSVDNLQNKLRMGLEIEKHLKDKVRESEKKKIRTHKMIKSGIAGLHQYHSQHRVHVMNLLDEGKSHMNSIVDAIDEKIRQFEVSRVQSLRPPQGDDKLEENECRDVHMATDAGSNLLSKSNGPALPDVAADGKGDTSEALAQALQEKVAALLLLSQQEERHLLERNVNAALQRKMEELQRNLLQVTNEKVKTLMEFAQLKQEYRLLQENIGKEIKQGKALVDIGGKKLVTERDGKLKNLLKRTYLGRWIGPLDVIGHEAEVHQNNEGKFFSRRSSNSMDFARMKVEHATLKESMEIMEHLTSSIHRLRLSLLKAKESDSEGTVTSISEALDDIINEAKLVKIALGSSLPVSWSAEADVGSIDESISNDPIDIYGDPSSEKIDSVSAAGFEMVELLILAAQILKNNTTRSSSLET; encoded by the exons ATG AGCGTGATGAATTGCGCAAAGATATTGAACAATTGTGTATGCAACAAGCTGGACCTAGCTACCTTGCTGTGGCTACGCGAATGCATTTTCaaag CTGGCTTGGAGCAGGAGATTGAGAACTTGAAAAAGAAACTAGCTGCTTGCACAAGAAATAATACAAATCTTCAAGAGGAGCTTTCAGCGGCCTACCAAATCAAA AGCCAACTTGCAGAGCTGCACAGTATAGAGGTCTCaaag aATATGGAAGCTGAGAAGCAGGTTAAGTTTTTCCATGGCTGTGTAGCAGCTGCTTTTGCTGAAAGGGACCATTCAATAATGGAG GCTGAGAAGGCTAAGGAGAAGGAGGAGATTATGTCGCTGAAATTGAGTGATATCCAGAAAAG GTTAGATGAGCTTTCCTCAGATTGTCTTGAACAGAAGAAACTCAATGATACATTGCAGATTGATCTAGCAAAGCAAGAAGATCAGAATAAGACTTTCAAGAAG GTTATTGATAAATTTTACAAGATTAGGCAAGATTCTCTCAGAGAATTTGAGGATATAAGTTGGGATGATAAATGTGCGTGTCTTGTGCATGATCCTCAAGAAATGTGGAGTTTTAACGATACTTCAACCTCCAAATACATT AGTGCATTGGAAGAAGAGCTTGGGGCAATGCGGAAATCTGTGGATAATCTTCAAAATAAGCTACGGATG GGGTTGGAAATTGAAAAGCATCTAAAGGACAAAGTTCGTGAATCGGAAAAGAAGAAA ATACGTACACACAAAATGATCAAGAGTGGGATAGCAGGGTTGCATCAATACCATTCTCAGCATAGAGTTCATGTCATGAATTTACTTGATGAGGGAAAATCTCATATGAATTCAATTGTTGATGCGATAGACGAAAAGATTAGGCAATTTGAAGTGAGCAGAGTACAAAGTTTGCGGCCTCCTCAAGGAGATGATAAACTGGAAGAAAATGAATGTCGAGATGTACATATGGCTACTGATGCTGGCTCCAACTTGTTATCTAAG AGCAATGGTCCTGCCTTACCAGATGTTGCGGCTGACGGAAAAGGCGACACCTCCGAAGCCCTTGCACAGGCATTGCAAGAGAAG GTTGCAGCATTGTTGCTTTTATCGCAGCAGGAAGAAAGACATTTATTGGAGAGAAATGTGAATGCAGCTCTTCAAAGGAAAATGGAGGAGCTCCAGAGAAACTTATTACAG GTCACCAATGAGAAGGTAAAAACTCTCATGGAGTTCGCGCAACTAAAGCAGGAATATCGACTACTTCAGGA GAACATCGGTAAGGAGATTAAACAAGGAAAAGCTTTGGTTGATATTGGAGGGAAAAAACTTGTTACTGAAAGAGATGGAAAGTTAAAAAACTTGCTAAAGAGAACATATCTGGGACGTTGGATTGGTCCACTAGATGTAATCGGACATGAAGCTGAAGTTCACCAAAATAATGAAGGGAAATTCTTCAGCCGAAGGTCCTCCAATAGCATGGACTTTGCCAg aaTGAAGGTTGAACATGCAACTCTTAAGGAAAGCATGGAAATTATGGAGCATCTGACATCTTCAATTCATAGGCTTCGTCTCTCTCTTTTGAAG GCCAAAGAATCGGATTCTGAAGGTACAGTTACTAGCATTTCAGAAGCTCTTGATGATATTATTAATGAGGCAAAACTTGTCAAGATTGCCCTTGGCAGCTCCCTGCCCGTTAGTTGGTCAGCGGAGGCAGATGTTGGTTCCATTGATGAAAGCATCAGCAACGATCCCATAGATATTTATGGGGACCCCAGCAGTGAGAAGATTGATTCTGTTTCTGCTGCAGGATTTGAGATGGTGGAGCTCCTCATACTTGCAGCTCAGATACTGAAGAACAATACAACGAGAAGTAGTTCCTTAGAAACCTAG
- the LOC132179927 gene encoding ADP-ribosylation factor-like protein 8a, with amino-acid sequence MGLWEAFLNWLRSLFFKQEMELSLIGLQNAGKTSLVNVVATGGYSEDMIPTVGFNMRKVTKGNVTIKLWDLGGQPRFRSMWERYCRAVSAIVYVVDAADYENVHVSKGELHDLLSKPSLYGIPLLVLGNKIDKPGALSKEGLTEQMGLKSISDREVCCFMISCKNSTNIDTVIDWLVKHSKSKN; translated from the exons TCTCTTCTTCAAGCAAGAAATGGAGCTATCTTTGATAGGCCTTCAGAATGCTGGAAAAACATCACTTGTAAATGTTGTTGCA ACTGGTGGATACAGTGAAGATATGATCCCAACG GTAGGATTTAATATGAGGAAGGTAACTAAAGGGAATGTCACAATAAAGCTGTGGGACCTTGGAGGTCAACCAAGATTTCGCAGTATGTGGGAGAGATACTGCCGTGCAGTTTCGGCTATTGT GTATGTCGTGGATGCCGCTGATTATGAGAATGTACATGTCTCAAAAGGTGAACTTCATGACCTGTTGAGTAAGCCTTCACTTTATGGCATTCCCTTGCTGGTACTGGGTAACAAGATTGACAAACCAGGAGCTTTGTCTAAAGAGGGTCTGACAGAGCAAAT GGGGCTCAAGTCAATTTCTGATAGGGAAGTTTGTTGCTTCATGATTTCTTGCAAGAACTCTACCAACATTGATACAGTTATTGATTGGCTTGTGAAGCATTCTAAATCAAAGAATTGA